In the Pseudoalteromonas tunicata genome, one interval contains:
- the gshB gene encoding glutathione synthase has translation MNILFLMYPWERVEPETDSTLRLIHECVNRGHTVALATTSNLTMRDSVASAFCQVFKKEPVPSNIVTFYKKAQFSQARLPLAGFDSIIMRTNPPLDVVALNFLDSVREEVFIFNDIDGLRVANNKLYTASFNDVSNTFIPVTHVSKSPAYLEEVLRESPTDKMIMKPLDGYGGQGVILVEKQAQKSFHSLLEFYINSGDGGNYVILQEYVEGAEQGDVRILMLNGEPIGAMKRIPAEGEVRSNVHAGGSVVKHVLSKQEKALCKHIGPKLVRDGLYFVGIDVINEKLIEVNVQSPGGIVRINKLNNVKLQKKVIDFVESVINAKEALSQRKTEFRQAITDAHII, from the coding sequence ATGAATATTCTTTTTTTAATGTATCCTTGGGAACGTGTTGAACCTGAAACCGACTCAACACTGCGCCTCATCCACGAGTGTGTTAACCGTGGTCATACCGTTGCGTTAGCAACAACCAGTAACCTGACCATGCGAGACTCCGTTGCCAGCGCATTTTGCCAAGTATTTAAAAAAGAACCGGTGCCAAGTAACATCGTTACCTTTTATAAAAAAGCACAATTTAGTCAAGCACGTCTGCCTTTGGCTGGATTTGATAGCATTATAATGCGTACCAATCCGCCGTTAGATGTGGTGGCATTAAATTTTTTAGATTCTGTACGCGAAGAAGTGTTTATTTTTAATGATATTGATGGACTTCGTGTTGCCAATAATAAGCTCTATACCGCATCGTTTAATGATGTATCTAATACCTTTATTCCTGTCACCCATGTATCAAAATCCCCCGCTTATTTGGAAGAAGTGTTGCGTGAATCACCCACTGATAAAATGATCATGAAACCGCTTGATGGCTATGGTGGTCAAGGAGTTATTTTAGTTGAGAAACAAGCACAAAAAAGCTTTCACTCCTTGCTTGAGTTTTATATCAACAGTGGCGATGGCGGCAATTATGTGATTTTGCAAGAATACGTTGAAGGCGCAGAACAAGGTGATGTCCGTATCTTAATGCTCAACGGCGAACCTATTGGTGCGATGAAGCGCATTCCAGCGGAAGGCGAAGTGCGCTCAAATGTGCACGCTGGCGGCTCAGTGGTTAAACACGTATTAAGTAAACAAGAAAAAGCACTGTGTAAACACATTGGTCCTAAACTAGTGCGTGATGGCCTCTACTTTGTTGGGATTGATGTAATTAACGAAAAGCTGATTGAAGTAAACGTTCAAAGCCCCGGCGGAATAGTACGCATTAACAAACTCAATAATGTGAAATTACAAAAGAAAGTCATCGACTTTGTCGAAAGTGTGATCAATGCCAAAGAAGCGCTATCACAACGTAAAACCGAATTTAGACAAGCGATCACTGATGCTCATATTATCTGA
- the trpS gene encoding tryptophan--tRNA ligase, which produces MHNLNSTTQTHAGACNARLATEKVLTGDRPTGSLHLGHFVGSLKQRVLLQQQYQQTILVADMQGLTDNGFKPTLVAANILNLVADYLAVGIEPSKTTICLQSALPALAELTMYYSNLVTVARLERNPTVKNEIANKAFGQSVPAGFLTYPISQAADITGFMGTLVPVGDDQLPMIEQTNEIVRKVNHIAGQTILVECKPLLSQTPRLVAPDGKNKMSKSMGNCIYLGSDPLAIRKAVQSMYTDPNHLNISDPGRIEGNVVFSYLDAFHPEPDTVAKLKIHYRQGGLGDGQVKKQLEECLQQLLAPIRAKRELYLSDKQQLLDILKAGTELAQQETEIVVKQVKNVFGLSLF; this is translated from the coding sequence ATGCACAATCTTAATTCAACCACACAGACTCATGCTGGTGCATGCAACGCACGCTTGGCGACTGAAAAAGTGTTGACCGGCGATAGACCAACGGGCAGTTTACACCTAGGGCACTTTGTTGGTTCGCTTAAGCAGCGCGTATTATTACAACAGCAATATCAACAAACTATTTTAGTTGCGGATATGCAAGGTTTAACTGATAACGGTTTTAAACCCACTCTGGTTGCGGCGAATATTCTAAATCTAGTGGCTGACTATTTAGCGGTAGGGATTGAGCCAAGTAAAACTACCATCTGTTTACAGTCCGCTTTGCCTGCTTTGGCTGAGCTGACAATGTATTATTCAAATTTAGTCACTGTGGCCCGCTTAGAGCGTAATCCAACGGTAAAAAATGAGATTGCGAATAAAGCATTTGGCCAATCTGTTCCCGCAGGCTTTTTGACTTACCCAATTAGTCAAGCTGCCGATATTACTGGATTTATGGGGACATTGGTCCCAGTTGGTGATGATCAGCTGCCAATGATAGAGCAAACAAATGAAATTGTTCGTAAAGTTAATCACATTGCAGGGCAAACAATTTTAGTGGAGTGCAAGCCATTATTGAGTCAAACCCCAAGATTGGTAGCACCTGATGGTAAAAATAAAATGTCTAAATCAATGGGGAATTGTATTTATTTAGGATCAGATCCACTGGCTATTCGTAAAGCGGTCCAGTCGATGTACACAGATCCTAATCATCTTAACATTAGCGACCCTGGTCGTATTGAGGGAAATGTCGTGTTTAGTTATTTAGATGCGTTTCATCCTGAGCCTGATACGGTTGCGAAACTTAAAATACACTATCGGCAAGGTGGCTTAGGTGATGGGCAAGTTAAAAAGCAACTCGAAGAGTGTTTACAACAATTACTCGCTCCCATCAGGGCAAAACGAGAGCTTTATCTATCAGATAAGCAACAGTTATTGGATATATTAAAGGCAGGTACAGAGCTTGCCCAACAAGAAACTGAAATAGTCGTCAAGCAAGTTAAAAATGTATTTGGTTTAAGTCTTTTTTAA
- a CDS encoding GFA family protein has product MEYPIVGQCQCGQVSYRLHQPPKMVLACHCYECQKLATAPFSITALVATSDIEFSGELKEWTRIAQSGNKNSAKFCPDCGNRIYHFNPDDLSTIKLKLKPVGLADDKVFEPTAHVWVSQKQKWYVIPSNMRVYDEQP; this is encoded by the coding sequence ATGGAATATCCGATTGTAGGCCAGTGTCAGTGTGGCCAGGTGAGTTATCGACTACATCAGCCACCTAAAATGGTGCTGGCGTGTCACTGTTATGAGTGTCAAAAGCTGGCGACAGCGCCTTTCAGTATTACAGCATTAGTTGCGACCAGTGATATTGAGTTTAGTGGAGAGCTAAAAGAGTGGACTCGAATAGCGCAAAGTGGCAACAAAAACAGTGCTAAATTTTGCCCTGATTGTGGAAATAGAATCTATCATTTCAATCCTGATGATTTATCAACAATTAAACTAAAGCTAAAACCAGTTGGACTTGCTGACGATAAAGTGTTTGAACCAACGGCTCATGTTTGGGTGAGTCAAAAACAAAAATGGTATGTTATTCCATCGAATATGCGCGTATACGATGAACAGCCTTAG
- a CDS encoding isochorismatase family protein — protein MLHKSTTGLIVVDIQGKLATLVHNSDALISQTKKLIIGAHQLSLPILWLEQNPTKLGPTTPCLAECLTPNQVIEKYSFDATGTELFNHAVQQSGIKQWLICGIEAHICVYQTAIGLLQVGHQVEIVADCVSSRSEFNKQLALNKLLGLGAHLTSVEMCLFELVADCKAPEFKAILQLIK, from the coding sequence ATGTTGCATAAATCAACAACAGGGCTCATTGTGGTCGATATTCAAGGTAAGTTAGCAACCTTAGTGCACAATAGCGATGCTCTTATCAGCCAAACCAAAAAACTCATTATTGGTGCTCACCAATTATCTTTGCCAATTTTATGGTTAGAACAAAACCCAACAAAACTCGGTCCAACCACTCCTTGTTTGGCTGAATGTTTAACGCCTAATCAGGTGATTGAAAAGTATAGCTTTGATGCAACTGGCACTGAGTTATTTAACCACGCAGTGCAACAATCCGGTATTAAACAGTGGTTGATATGTGGAATTGAAGCCCATATTTGTGTTTATCAAACCGCGATAGGGTTATTGCAAGTAGGCCATCAGGTTGAAATTGTTGCCGATTGTGTCTCTTCTCGTAGTGAATTTAATAAACAATTAGCATTAAATAAATTGCTTGGTTTGGGTGCTCATTTAACCTCAGTTGAAATGTGTTTATTTGAACTTGTGGCCGATTGTAAAGCACCTGAATTTAAGGCTATTTTACAATTAATAAAATAA
- a CDS encoding LytTR family DNA-binding domain-containing protein yields the protein MNRHFPLGDIKPFTYFWFLSFIFGLIFSLLKPHEQFSYFANFGIWQLQTHLSMLIFVGCHALLVGKLGQLAPVYKLLISSCIASVLFTPVSLLFDVYLLQDEQFNMDALLNEWLNMAPSAMLSWLLINVPWLMGFSFHKPNLSKDAVNHGGQKVDDVNDGELLHTAVNVDNTSTEEGIPHFFSLANLESVQDLLMLKAELHYLNVISTNGKKLILYNLKDAIEELAKIDNSYLDWQVHRSYWVNKPYIQALNRSGREGELIMPLGNKALVSRSHMAKVRRWLE from the coding sequence ATGAACAGACATTTTCCGTTAGGTGATATCAAACCGTTTACCTACTTCTGGTTTCTTTCTTTTATCTTTGGTTTGATTTTTTCTTTACTAAAGCCTCATGAGCAATTTTCTTATTTTGCGAACTTTGGAATTTGGCAATTACAAACTCATTTAAGTATGTTGATTTTTGTGGGTTGCCACGCTTTGTTGGTTGGGAAGTTGGGTCAACTTGCACCCGTCTATAAACTGTTAATTTCATCTTGCATTGCATCGGTTTTGTTTACACCTGTCTCCTTGTTATTTGATGTGTATTTATTACAAGATGAGCAATTTAATATGGATGCTTTACTTAATGAGTGGCTCAATATGGCACCTAGTGCCATGCTAAGTTGGTTATTAATTAATGTACCATGGCTAATGGGATTTTCATTTCATAAACCAAACTTGAGTAAAGATGCTGTTAATCATGGTGGGCAAAAAGTTGATGACGTCAATGATGGCGAGCTTTTACACACTGCAGTGAATGTTGACAATACATCAACAGAAGAGGGGATCCCGCACTTCTTTAGTTTAGCTAATCTAGAATCTGTTCAAGACCTTTTAATGTTAAAGGCTGAGCTTCATTACTTAAATGTGATCTCAACTAATGGTAAAAAATTAATTTTATACAACCTTAAAGATGCGATTGAAGAACTAGCAAAAATTGATAACAGCTACTTAGATTGGCAAGTACATCGCTCTTATTGGGTTAATAAACCCTATATCCAGGCTTTAAATAGAAGTGGTCGTGAAGGAGAGCTTATTATGCCGCTTGGCAACAAAGCATTAGTAAGTCGCAGTCATATGGCAAAAGTTCGACGTTGGCTAGAATAG
- a CDS encoding TonB-dependent receptor plug domain-containing protein has protein sequence MKSIAPLALCMAYSCCASANENITQQELETITVVAIKGNGIKISSTAVVNLPGTANDPIKGLEALPGVILAPSNSGGPIAEPAIRGSSSQDNLYLTDGLDMGYVFHNDGASVYNPLLIESFELKTAAWQPNLTNANGGVILTQLRDAGSLGNQTVLDLGLYRSGFLYEKVLSESFAYYLSYRESLVHIYVDNFIEDEEFSFAVPPRNRDYQAKFNWQLSDQDSLIFAANGAKDYIEIAFDENGRDINKNPDLKSGERYENYYHSQAISWQRYNQEYDSSNSINFLQQKQQEREGDIFSWQADIANIIIRSDTRYYADNFTFAVGGLIKSTKIDYFNSGRLLPCNTEFEICPVTYFSDKFSDQGDLSIVDYSFYSNIESDLTPTISSQLGAAFIGSDLNDEQYLEPRIRVLWQLYNNHQLHFAYGVHHTWVNDYRLLANTLGNKKLHASKSNQIVIGLNTTLSKNWQLTTELYYKDFSDLVIANPLAQKRNPHQIINPSIETYLNVASGDSYGAELMLNKSFSEDWLGWLSIAFSKTERDNPLIDKKFNSEFDLPWVVNLVLNYQINQQWSAGFKWRFQSGRRYTAVNSATPYYEQDQQDPLFYIPEYDSFNASSVKNYHRLDLRIDYKTQLMGLDSSIYFELMNVYAFKAIQEFEYNKDYSSYEKDYQFPDMPLPSVGMTLNF, from the coding sequence ATGAAAAGCATCGCTCCATTGGCATTATGTATGGCGTATTCTTGTTGCGCATCAGCAAATGAAAACATAACGCAACAAGAGCTAGAAACTATTACTGTGGTCGCAATTAAAGGAAATGGGATTAAAATTTCATCAACAGCGGTTGTTAATTTACCAGGAACAGCTAATGACCCTATCAAGGGGCTTGAAGCATTGCCCGGCGTTATTTTAGCCCCATCTAATAGCGGAGGCCCCATTGCGGAGCCTGCTATTAGAGGAAGCTCATCGCAAGATAACCTGTATTTAACTGATGGCTTAGATATGGGTTATGTTTTCCATAATGATGGAGCAAGCGTTTACAATCCATTGCTAATAGAAAGCTTTGAGCTCAAAACTGCGGCTTGGCAGCCAAATTTAACCAATGCTAATGGTGGCGTTATCTTAACTCAACTGCGTGATGCAGGTAGTTTAGGCAATCAAACTGTATTAGATTTAGGGTTATATCGTAGTGGATTTTTATATGAAAAAGTACTTAGTGAAAGTTTTGCATACTATCTCTCATATCGTGAAAGCTTAGTTCATATTTATGTCGATAACTTTATTGAAGATGAGGAGTTCAGTTTTGCAGTCCCACCTCGTAACCGTGATTATCAAGCAAAGTTTAATTGGCAGTTGAGTGATCAAGATAGTCTTATTTTTGCTGCCAATGGTGCAAAAGACTACATTGAAATTGCATTTGATGAAAACGGGCGTGACATTAATAAAAATCCTGATTTAAAATCAGGTGAACGATATGAAAATTATTACCATAGCCAAGCCATTAGCTGGCAGCGATATAATCAAGAGTATGATTCGAGCAATAGCATAAACTTTTTGCAACAAAAACAGCAAGAAAGAGAGGGAGATATCTTTAGCTGGCAAGCAGATATTGCCAATATTATTATCCGATCCGATACGCGCTATTACGCGGATAATTTTACCTTTGCTGTTGGTGGTTTGATTAAAAGTACGAAAATTGATTACTTCAACTCAGGTCGTTTGTTGCCCTGTAATACAGAGTTTGAAATATGCCCAGTCACTTATTTTAGCGATAAATTTAGTGATCAAGGTGATCTTTCGATAGTGGACTATTCATTCTATAGCAATATAGAAAGCGATCTAACACCGACAATTAGCTCCCAATTGGGTGCAGCATTTATTGGTTCAGATTTGAACGATGAACAATATTTAGAGCCCCGCATTAGAGTATTGTGGCAATTGTATAACAATCATCAATTACATTTTGCTTACGGTGTACATCATACTTGGGTCAACGACTATCGTTTGTTAGCCAACACTCTGGGTAATAAAAAGTTACACGCCAGTAAATCGAACCAAATAGTGATTGGTTTAAATACAACTCTTAGCAAAAATTGGCAATTAACCACCGAGCTTTATTACAAAGATTTTAGTGACTTGGTTATTGCCAACCCATTGGCACAGAAAAGAAATCCACATCAAATTATTAATCCTAGTATTGAGACCTATCTTAATGTTGCAAGTGGAGATTCTTATGGTGCTGAATTGATGTTGAATAAGTCATTTAGTGAAGATTGGCTAGGATGGCTAAGTATTGCGTTTAGCAAAACAGAGCGAGATAACCCATTAATAGATAAAAAATTTAATAGTGAGTTTGATTTACCTTGGGTAGTAAATCTTGTACTTAATTACCAAATCAATCAGCAGTGGAGTGCAGGGTTTAAATGGCGTTTTCAATCAGGTCGGCGCTATACAGCTGTCAATTCTGCCACGCCATATTATGAGCAAGACCAACAAGACCCTTTATTTTATATCCCAGAATATGACAGTTTTAATGCATCGAGTGTCAAAAATTACCATAGATTAGATCTTCGAATTGATTACAAAACACAATTAATGGGACTCGATAGTAGCATTTACTTCGAATTAATGAATGTATATGCTTTTAAAGCGATTCAAGAATTTGAATACAACAAAGATTACTCTAGTTATGAAAAAGATTATCAATTTCCTGATATGCCCTTGCCGTCGGTGGGGATGACCCTAAATTTTTGA
- a CDS encoding YoaK family protein, giving the protein MITKLPRWVEYGAFILALVAGNVNAIGLIGFQHQSISHLSGSATLLGIGLVNASLEQVIHLLGVLLSFMLGAALSGLMLSGHSLKLGRHYDSLLVIEAGLLALSIYLLSADLSWGHFSASAACGLQNALATTYSGAIVRTTHVTGIFTDLGLMFGAKLRGEPFDKRKAILFLLIIIGFILGGVLGAWLYAYWLFMALAVPATICLLLALAYRLYNARIESV; this is encoded by the coding sequence ATGATCACAAAATTACCTCGTTGGGTTGAATATGGTGCTTTTATTTTGGCCTTAGTCGCGGGCAATGTGAACGCAATAGGGCTAATTGGATTTCAGCATCAATCTATTTCTCACTTATCGGGATCTGCAACTTTACTTGGCATTGGTTTAGTTAATGCGTCACTAGAGCAAGTGATTCATTTACTTGGTGTTTTATTGAGTTTTATGCTCGGTGCTGCACTATCAGGTCTGATGTTATCGGGTCATTCGTTAAAGCTAGGTCGTCACTATGATTCGTTATTGGTGATAGAGGCGGGACTATTAGCGCTTTCAATTTATTTGCTCAGTGCAGATTTGTCATGGGGACATTTTAGTGCATCCGCGGCATGTGGTTTACAAAATGCATTAGCGACGACATATAGTGGTGCCATTGTTAGAACGACACATGTAACCGGTATATTTACTGATTTAGGTTTAATGTTTGGGGCCAAACTTCGTGGTGAACCGTTTGATAAGCGTAAAGCAATTTTGTTTTTGTTGATTATTATTGGTTTCATTTTAGGGGGCGTACTTGGCGCGTGGCTTTATGCTTACTGGCTTTTTATGGCGCTGGCTGTGCCTGCAACTATTTGTTTACTGCTGGCACTTGCTTATCGACTTTATAACGCCCGAATTGAGTCAGTTTAG
- a CDS encoding pyridoxal-dependent decarboxylase, which translates to MYVDKKTQFTIPFGPDSHPWISQIPDLAYGQFGELLITPPSADPAKVYEAHNTYFIAQQQHINEKDLQLPAAGQQQKQAENQEKLHHYLLQQKEHFLGYQVVVNTDYSELFSAMNTMINNLGDPFTNGFCTVNSKPAERAVLDFYASVWRANWPAQRTGNPDSYWGYVLSMGSTEGNMYAMLSARDYLSGHRLVVDQNDHHLVKPKRRNSNPNYYKPIAFFSEDTHYSISKAIHAMGIPSFYDIGSEFYPNECPLGGDWPRQVPSEQASKEELYAGKLGSGCIDIGKLQLLVEFFAKKGHPILIILNYGTTFKGAYDDIPGVYKALKDIFIQYGLVNREVCFGDKDSDVDIRQGYWIHVDGALGASFMPFINMAMKTGKLNADNFFEHDLAFPEFDFSLPYIHSIVTSGHKFLGAPTPCGIYMSKQKYLATMNNPQYVGAPDSTLAGSRNGLAALTLWSMLGKTGYAELQARAIHSLTMTQTLYQRFSALAKMIKQRDGIDIWLHRSAFSLCILFRRTNPAITFKYSLCEAQEAVSIDGVKYNRHYVHLYCMWDRKQTTLDSLMIDLAQPGAFDKTAEIILSNSALG; encoded by the coding sequence ATGTATGTTGATAAAAAAACTCAGTTTACTATCCCTTTTGGGCCCGATTCTCATCCTTGGATCAGTCAAATTCCAGATTTAGCCTATGGTCAATTTGGGGAATTACTGATTACGCCACCCTCAGCCGATCCAGCTAAAGTGTATGAAGCGCACAACACGTATTTTATCGCTCAGCAACAACATATAAATGAAAAAGATTTACAGTTGCCAGCCGCAGGCCAACAACAAAAACAAGCAGAAAACCAAGAAAAACTACACCATTATTTACTACAACAAAAAGAACATTTTCTAGGTTATCAAGTAGTGGTGAATACGGATTACAGTGAACTATTTTCAGCCATGAATACTATGATTAATAATTTAGGCGATCCCTTTACTAATGGCTTTTGTACAGTTAACTCTAAGCCTGCTGAGCGAGCTGTTTTGGATTTTTATGCTTCAGTATGGCGGGCTAATTGGCCCGCGCAGCGGACTGGAAATCCCGATAGTTACTGGGGTTATGTGCTTAGTATGGGCAGCACAGAAGGCAACATGTATGCAATGCTAAGTGCGCGAGATTATTTATCGGGTCATCGTTTAGTCGTTGACCAAAATGATCATCATTTAGTTAAACCTAAACGTCGCAACAGTAATCCTAATTATTATAAACCCATCGCTTTTTTTTCTGAAGATACGCATTACTCAATATCAAAAGCGATTCATGCTATGGGCATTCCTTCTTTTTATGATATTGGCAGTGAGTTTTATCCTAATGAATGCCCTTTAGGTGGGGATTGGCCAAGGCAAGTCCCTTCAGAGCAAGCCAGCAAAGAAGAGCTATATGCTGGAAAATTAGGTTCGGGCTGTATTGATATTGGCAAGCTGCAATTATTGGTCGAGTTTTTTGCAAAAAAAGGGCATCCGATTTTAATAATACTCAATTATGGCACAACATTTAAAGGTGCTTACGATGATATTCCTGGAGTTTACAAAGCACTCAAGGATATTTTTATTCAATATGGGTTAGTTAATCGTGAAGTCTGTTTTGGGGATAAGGATTCAGATGTGGATATTCGCCAAGGGTATTGGATCCATGTTGATGGTGCATTGGGGGCGTCATTTATGCCATTTATTAACATGGCGATGAAAACAGGAAAACTTAATGCAGATAATTTTTTTGAGCATGATTTAGCTTTTCCCGAATTTGATTTTAGTTTGCCTTATATTCATTCAATTGTCACCAGTGGCCACAAGTTCTTAGGGGCACCCACTCCCTGTGGCATTTATATGAGCAAACAAAAATATCTCGCAACGATGAATAATCCACAATACGTTGGAGCGCCAGATTCAACCTTAGCAGGATCGCGAAATGGCTTAGCAGCACTGACTTTATGGTCAATGTTAGGTAAAACAGGCTATGCAGAGTTACAAGCAAGGGCCATTCATTCATTGACTATGACGCAGACCCTGTACCAACGTTTTAGTGCGTTAGCTAAAATGATCAAGCAGCGTGATGGCATTGATATTTGGCTGCATCGTTCTGCATTTTCACTGTGTATTTTGTTTCGCCGCACTAATCCCGCCATTACATTCAAATATTCATTATGTGAAGCACAAGAAGCGGTGAGTATTGATGGGGTTAAATACAATCGACATTATGTACATTTATATTGTATGTGGGATCGTAAACAGACAACCCTTGACAGTTTAATGATTGACCTTGCCCAGCCCGGCGCTTTTGATAAAACTGCAGAGATCATCTTGAGTAATAGTGCTCTTGGTTAA